From the genome of Seriola aureovittata isolate HTS-2021-v1 ecotype China chromosome 18, ASM2101889v1, whole genome shotgun sequence:
ataaacacacaggaaaatctTCACCATGAAACAGATGCAAAGCCCTCTCTCATCCTCACCTGTCTGCTTACGCACTTGTCTTATTCCAGTCCTTTCTCCagtcctcctgtctcctcttccAGTTTTTGCCGATGTTGACGTTGTTGATGCTGCTCTGCGAAGATAAACCAAGCCGCTCAGTCTCTTTGTTCAAGCGATGTCTCACCAGAGGGAGGATGCTCTCTCCTGTCCATATGACTCTGGCAGCATGAACGACAAGCAGCAGTGAGGGGaggaaaaagatggaggagatgTAAGATGGAGGAAGCTGTTGCAAGGTGGATGCGTCATGTGTCGGGCTGCTTTCGTTGAGCTCCGCATCCCTcgttcctctcctgctctcccctctGGTACCTTTGTCCTTCACTCTCCCACCCTTGCTCCTTCTCTGACGAGCTGTGGCTGAGCGTCTCCCTCTGGTATTTCTTTCTCcatccctctgtgtctctctctctcttcctaaGCCTCTCAAATTATTCAGCTTATTATGGGTAGTGACCTGAGTATCTGTGCTGTGCTCCTCTGTGTGCACGTCCCCTTCTCTTCCTTTCTGCCCGTCTCTTTCCTCTGGTCTTCAGGTAAAGCTCCCTTCTTCTTCgttccctctcctctgctgttacCTCTCCTCTCGACTCAGCTACCGTTCATtactcctctttcttctcctctgtctgcttcaGTCAGTGCGCCTCACAGTCACACATGCgcagtgttttcacacatacatgcacacgcccatgcacacacactctccctctctgtctctgtgcttctGGCACCCTCCTTATGCATGAGGCTTGTTTTGCCTGGCCAccgcctcctccctctctccttctctctctccctctctctctctctcactctctctctctgtcacacacacacacacacacactcacacacacacacacacactccctctctctctctcgtccactctctctcgctgcagcacacactgcaGTGCCTCTGCAGGCAGGATCACGTTTTCTAGTTGccagagaaaatatttcaacCAATGAGGAACGTTAACAATGCTGCCCACCCTCCACAACCCCCCCATCTAAAACACAGatactcacacatgcacacacacacatgaacacgcacatacactcacacatttgtacacaaacatgcacacattccTCAGAGATATGAAAGCTTTGCACAGAGAGCCATGAATCACACTTATACACTACATGCAAtattaatacaaacacacacacaggtaagtaCACCAGCCAGACACACAGGAAATACAGGAAGCTGGAGCAAATATCTCTAATCTACACAGTGCAGCCCATCTGAGAAGGGAAAATAAAGCATCAATTCACTCACAAATGAATTTTCTATCAGGATGCTGACCGGAAACTTAGCAAAAACAGACCCATCATAATCAGCACTGGCCACAAACATCTCATTCATGTTTGTCAAGTGCAGAAATGGATTCCTACAGGCACAGCctcaaagcaaaaatgtcaataataTAGCAGAGAGGTGTTATTTGCATTCATTCCTCCTTGACTTGACTGCTAAATCTGACACTGCTCAGCGTCTGTAAATTCACTCAGTGACATGAAGGCAGCATCCTAAGCTCCCTCCACAGATACAGCACCATACAGTGATGTTGCATAACTAGGATTTTAATAAGTTTTGTATCTGCTCGAGCCTTCATGCCGACCAATAAATAATCCTCAcatcaaaatggaaaaaaaaaaatgatgtgatttttcagTCGGTGTAAGATGTTTGAGCTTACATAATATGGACATCAAATGCATAATGTGATGAGAGGCAATGCAGCAATAAGTCACAGCTTATAACAGAAAATAGTTACATTGCTCCAGTTTGAAGACATTAGTTGGTACTGTAATTTCAGTTCCATAAACTTACTGTTCTCTAGATCTTCAGACTTCTCAGAAGTCAGAAGTTTGTGAAAGAGCCACAGAATGTACTGAGTGCATCACTGATGCAATCTACGTTCCTCAAACTGTGGCTTTTTGCTGTGCAGTTTTCTGTTACTTACTTTTACTTATCATTTCTTTTACCCAGAAGCCTGTTTTTAGGAAAATGGATGTGCATATCATGTTGAAAGTCCATGGAAACAGATATATAtctataacattaaatattcatgactagTGCTGGGAAGTAATAATTACTTAGTAACAGGTTTTCTGAATAACAACAGAGATAAAAGTAACACTTTATAGCATTAATGATCAGTATTAATAAATGGAATACACTATAATGCAGTAATaagtgtttattatttattgtatttgcGCTATAAGCTATAAGGCCTCCTGTATAGAGAAATAATGAATGTTACAGCACAGGTGTAATAATGTTAAATGTCTTCATAGGAGAAGTTTCATTTCCTGACTTGTACTGAACATTAATGAACATAATGTTCATTGCTGAATTCAACTAcattaaagtgtgttttaaaaatattaattttaaacaagTCATATAATGTATACATGCTAAACAGGGGAACTGAAGTGTTTCCGGGAATACAATTAAATATTGCGCAACTGCATTACATTTACTAATCCCAGTGACTAGGCGTGACTTTAACATTACGGGTTACATTCAGCGTTACAATTTTACCGCAAGTTTGACGATGATGAGTTTTCTCAGTTTCGTGTTGCAGTGAAAGTGCTTGTAGGAGAAACGGGCCTCCAGGTCAGAGCTGACCAATGACACGGAGTGACTCACCTGGCTTTGTTCAGTTGGAGGATGAGTGAACCCCGTGGCTTTGCAGTCAGGACAGGAGTTCCGGAGAGATAGAGCAAGTGTTAAGCTAGCTGCTAGTGGTCAGTGTAATCCTCCATCTGAAATGCTTGTTTTACTAATTCACAGTGCCTCGTTAAAGAAACACAGGTCTTCGATTTTTCTCAATGTGAAATCAATCAGTATAGATCATATCATAATAAACCCACTGACATGAGTAACCTATTAAAAATACTGGCGTGCAACTACTGTAAGAGATGAGAGAAGCACTTGCAgcttgtttaaaaataaaccaaGACCTAGAACGTTgttattataaatgtttttttttaaatgccagtgAACcgaaacattaaaaaaatgtctgtgtagGACAGTCCTTGAattgtttgagttgttttcctccttttgtctgaagaggtgaaatgcaGTAACTAGATGTACCTGAAGACCTATATAATTGTAGTTGCCGGGACAATGAGACCTGTCACATGCCCAACATGCCCAACATGTCGTGAAGCATGCTTCTTTCAACAAGACCTGATTTCCACTTCAGCTGCATTGTTGAAATACTCTGCAATATAAATGCTATTTAGGTACACAAGCATTAGCATCAAATATCCTTAAAgtaccaaaaataaaagtactcatCATAATGACCCATTTCAGGataatttattacattatattgtgaGATTACAATTGTTTATGCATTAATGTAAACATCACTTTAATATTACAGCTGGTAAAGGCAGAGCTAATCTAACTACTTTATATGCTCGTTGGAAGCTCAGTCTGTTAAAGCCAAACTAACCAAATGCAGCCCAAGTAGCTTTCCCAGTAAAAGGGATTAAACAGTTTAAACTGTCTTGTTGCATGGTGTAAAGTTGCACTTTGACCTTTGTAATGAGGCTCTTGTACCAGTAGGAGGCCATCTTGCGTTTGTtttgtgtccttgtgtttttcATAGACTGTGCGGtgcttttacatgtttttcaaGATTCAGCTGGAGCTCGTACCTAAATCTTGATTGTGAAAGTTGCTTCTTTTCAGACAGACGATGGACTGTTTCACACTCATTAcatcacacagctcacacaatATTGTACGTCTGTACAGGTTCATGGAATCTAACACAGTAGTCCAGCAACTTTTATGCACTTATCCTGTTAAATAGTTGAGATAGATAGattgttcatcatcatcatcatcatcatcataatcatcatcatcatcatcatcataatcaccatcatcattcTTTAACAAAGCTTACaaagaacatacagtacaaaagACATGGCATATTCAAAACAAAGTAtaaaattactttattattattaaaagaaattatCATCCACTATTCTATCACAAATTTTCATCACAGAGGGTAAATGTGCCTGACAGATAGGATGCTACATTAAAACCAAAGTAATGTCTTCTGACTACGGTACGTTTCACTTAGTCACGGCGTGGCTCAACAAAATCACTGCTGGACAAACAGATATAAAGTGATATGCAGCTGATGGAGAATTAGGCAGGGATATAGAGTATGGACAAGGGCCATTTGCAAGGAACAAAACATGTAAGTCCAAggcagaaataataaatgattttaaCAGCGGTGCTCATATTCAAGGCTACATTTGTGCtattcactcacacattaaCCACAGAGTTAGTGATAAAAGATAATAAATTCATCGTAACGGGAATGATTTACAAGTCCTGTGGTAAATTAAAAAGTGACGTGTGTAGGTTAtcagcatttatttactgtaggCACATTAAAGATAGTTTaaattgcatttacatttatcttTAATCATTGGACCTTGAAGTAAGTATTAATActaaatctgttcaataagGTGCAGTACAAGGAGATCAGGTAGAGAAGTGCCCCCAAAGTGCACAGTAAatgctagttaggcatgttaggATATTAGCAGAGAGATGCTctcagaagagatgagtcttcaagaggGTCTTGAGAGGGACGCCCCAGCTCTGATGGcattcagtagcttgttccaccacaAACAAGAACAATCTGGACTACAattgccttgtgtgcagggatggcaatgcCGGACAACATTCACTGGAGGAATGCAGTTGCCGCGAAGGAGCATGAGGCTGTATGACTGAGTTTAAGCAGATGGGTacagacccagaagtcactctgtAGGCaagcattagtgacttgaatttgatacTGGTGGCCATGGGTAGCCAGTTTAGGtcagtgagcagcagagtgacatgTGGCCTCTTTGGCTGATCAAAGACCAGACGTGCTCATGCCTCTGGACCATCTTGCAGGGGTTCACTGCATGTGAAGGGAGGCCTGCCAGAAGGGCACTGTAGAAGTCGCGATGAGAGATAACTATGGCCTATACCAAGAGCTGGGTGACATACTGAGTCAGATAAGGCCTGATTTTCCTCATGTTGTATGTTACAAAGCGGCACAACCAGGAGACAAATGCAACATGGTCAGGAGGGATAGCTGGTTATCAAACAGGGTTCTCGTGACCTTGGTTGgggtgagagatgaagagacgATTTTGGTATTATGATGAAGTGATTGGTTGGCCGGGGTGACCAAGAGTTCATTCACAGAGGTTTAGACGAAGGTGGCGTTCCTTCATCCATGTGGATGTCTGAGAGAATTTACCTCAGTAAGAGCAGATTTAAGCAGAAATGTGATGTGTAGTAGAATAAACAGCAAACCAGTGTCTTACATTTTCAGCAGGAATGACAGTGAACCACCAGAGGGAAGTAAAGAGAGTCAGACAGTGACTGAGTAATTCACAGCCCTTTTTCcctgagatgtttttattcattaacgcctaaaacaacatacagcaaAGTGCATAGATTTAAGAAGTGACAGCACTCATGGActttgagcacacacacaacacaaggtTTAGGTAGAATGAGGTAgcaaatacattaattaaaatCTTACAGGTAATTTACTGGCATGTCTTTTATCACTtgatctctcttttttcatgATTTAAGGCAGCAAGCTTTCCACGGTTAGTGCAGCATGGTGAACGTGAAGGCAGCGTGAGTCATCCTTCAGCTTCATTCATGAGCTGTTTTCCAGAGCCACCCTTGCCCTCTCTCATTATGCTTACACAACAgtaaagacaagaaagaaaactcACAGTTAAGACTGGAGGAGCTACAGTTGTGCAGGGGGTCAGGTCAGTGTGTAGCATACTGATGTGTGAATATTTATGCACAATATTAATACGTTTTAAATGCAATACATGTTAATATTTATAGTATGGTTTACTGATTAATTCAGCAGCACAAAATACCAGGAAAAGTTAACCgttaaaaatcattaaaaaaaagaatcatataATATTTTCAGCGTTTTAGACAGTCACTTACTtagcaaaaatatattttatgttctGGGGGAGTTCAGTAGCCATACAAGAGTATAGAAAGGTCTGCAAGTGCATTATCTTATTTTAGTGGGTTGTGTCTCCTGTCTGGTTTGTTTGGTTATAAATTACATTCATGTAAAATCCTGTCATCCTGTGTTCGAGAGCAACCGGAGTCAGTCGAGTTTCTTTAACCGAAAAAGCCATGGCagaaaacagccacacacaggaGGATGATCGCGTTGACGTTGACAACATTCCTCCACAGAGGCACCTCAGTGGTGTCTGTGAGCTTTTTCTGCAGCTCCGCCTCCTCGTCTGGAGTCAGCTTGGGGGCTTTTTTCTGCTCCAGGCCACAGAAGCACATCACTGCCTTCTTGCACAAGCCTGGCTCCTCCTCTGGCTCTGTGATGGAAGAGACAAGAACGATGAGGAAaatctgcttgtgtgtgtgtgtgtgtgtgtgtgtgtgtgtgtgtgtgtgtgtgtgtgtacatactgGAGTGCACCCAtctatgtatatactgtatactgtcaGCTGATTACCTTCTATTTCCATATGGTCGTGGTTATCAACCCAGTCATCCTGTTCAAGGTCCACCCTCTCCTCCGTGCGGTTCCTCAGGCTCCAGCAAAGTCGATACAACTAGACAAACAACACATTGCATGGGTCGAAACAAAATATTTATGACGTCAGTCATGGCAGTTTCTTCCAGTGAATGGTTTgtggaaattaattttttatccAGACTTATCTCACAGTAATCACGTACATGCTTGTCATCGACGGGTTTGGTCATGAGAGAAATTCCCAGGATGATGATACAGGAGACAACGAACAGGATGATGGAGAAGTAGAGGTAGTGGACTCCACATATGATGGTGGGACAGTTACTGGGATTAACACAGCTTCCTGTCCCATAAGCAAACTCAGCTATCATCCTGGACAGGCCAATAAAAAGGCCAATAATGAGGCCATAAAATGCACCCtgaggaaggaaagaaacaaTTATTGTGATTACAGTGATTGTATGAAGTGTAGAAAATGTGGTGCTTTCTTGCTAAGATTTAGATGTGACAATTAATACTGATACGTAGAATGCTAACATATGAAACATGCACCATGTAAAAATATTATCATAGAGTGCCGAAGGAATCGTGTTTGTGTAGGCCAACTCGGAAGATAGCATCTCCCTGGTTCCCtcaacaaaaagccaatggaatttttacattggctttttgattattgaaaaaaaaaatctctgtgacaaacaaaagtttatgatacctacacattttgttcagcaagatcattttcacaaatgtacaccaattttatgatttttgaagcctaaatacaattgCCATGAGTAAAAAACCTATGTTGGGCTATAAACAAACTACACCACGGTCGCGTGACTTCAATGTCACCACTCCTAAACTTTCAACTcgtagtttgatttagctcttacctcttctacaaaagcccATCCTCTTAAAAAGTAATAGTTTGCAAATGTATAAATACAACAAGGCTGTCCAAGTGGACCGGTTAgtgtaaaagcttaaagaaatcacgACTCGGATATCTTCTgacatgttttatgtcatagaataaaatgtcaaaatgtcttcagcTTGTGTTAACACAGACCTTATTTCCGGCATCTGACCAAAGACCCACTGAAAAAACCTTAGGACGAGGGAACCGGCAGTGCTAAAATGCTAGCCTCATTCTTGCAGCACTCtattgtgaacatgttagcatgatgACAGTAGCTCAAAGCACCGATGTACTTAATTACAACCTCATAGAGCCACTAGCTTGGTCGTAGACTGTTAAATAGATGGTTGAAGTGGAAACTCACAGACTCATTGACACGTTTGCAGAAGATGGCGAGCAGGAAGACTGCTGCAACGGGTGGTGTGAGGTAGCTGGTGATGGACTGGATGTAGTCAAAGAGCTGGCCACTCTGGGCTGACTGCACCACAGGGATCCATGCTATGCTCACAGCAATCAGGGCCACGATAAACACTCTGTACACagtcacatggacacacacacatggaattAGTAGCACTTAGAAATCTTGACAATAATTAGAAACCAGATTGAACGCAACGCAAAATGCGTTTTACCTGCCGGCAATCATGAGTTCCCTCTCAGTGGCGGTGCGGCGAATCTTAGTGTAGATGTCCATTGTGAAGAGAGTGCTGGCACTGTTGAAGATGGAGGTAAGTGAGCTCATCAAAGAGGCCAGCATCACAGACAGCATAAGACCTCGCAGACCTGAAATAGATCGTattacagattaaaaacaagGAAGAAGATAACTCTAAGAAAAAGGCTGTAGTTTGCATTTTATTCACATCAGACAAAGGTATTCAGGAACCTACCATTGGGCATGAGATACACCACCAGTTTCGGATAAGCAATGTTGGTGCAGCCCACACTAGCCCCGCAGTATTTTTCACATTCTGCTGGTTCCACACAGGCTACCTCATCTAgaataacatgaataaaatcaGCAGGATATTCAGAAATATTCCAATTATCTCTGCAGTAAGATATGCATGAGCCGCAGTCGTGCTTTCAGCCTGTGAGCTTAATGATGagcttcaaaaaaacaaaaaaaacaacaagccaCAACTCGCTCACCAGCGTAGAGGATCCTGCTGATCATCCCAGGGAAAACCATAAGGAACATAGGCAGCAGCTTTAGGTAGCCACATAGGATACAGCCTGCTTTCACGTGAGATAAATTCTTTGCTGAGAGGCAGCGCTGGACAATCACCTACAGATGGGAAAAGATCAGTAGAACCGTGATACAATCAGTGGTAAATGGATGGGAAAATGGTTGAAGTGGGCTTCACAGTACTCTCTCCATTTCAGGTTCCActcaaaatatttgcagattaaaTACACCACTCAATCCTGAGAAGCCAATCAGACATGCTTGATGATAAGTATTCTCTTGTGTTAACTGAGCAGGGATAAAGGGACGCTGATCataatgtgttcatgtgtgtactGGATGTCAAGATTAGTTCTTCATTGAGGTCCAGCGTCAGTCCGTCTCTTTATCTTATCTCAGTCTATGGGAGTGCATTAAGGTCTAACTAACAGCAGGCCAGCGCAGATTGCTTGAGTGCTGTCATAACACATAAATGTGTGTACAAATGCACAGGAATCAGTTgaatgagtctgtgtgtgtgtgtgtgtgtgtgtgtgtgtgtggtgtgtgtgtgtgtgtgtgtgtgtgtgtgtgggcttgttttactatattcatGGGGTCTGCAGACTGGGAGCCCACTATACTTGTGGGGTCAGACGGCTTTGTGGGGGTCAAAATGCTGGACACCAAAAAGTTGAAATGGTTGTTTGAGGGTTGAGGGAACTATTTGTATATTTTCCTATATTGCTACATATAGCAAccttagcattaacagctgtttacttaccagtctagaagaaacgttgcaagttcagcatcaaacttaattcctttactcatcaaAAACTATCTCCAGTGGTagaaagcaatgccaatgttaactcttgtgtCTATCACATCCTTtctcctactgaagttagcacgctaaccagctagccccggcctgtctGAAaacgtagcgctgctcagagggcatattataaccttttgttttCTAAACGCAATAATGGcagaagctcttgtcaagtctcaccaccacctgctcctggcaagaaaccacatttggcggcatagaaaacttacaaatagccttTTTAAGACTTGATTTTAGGATTAGAATTAGGTTTAAGTTACAGGTAGGGTTGTGGTTAGacattcagttgtgatggttaaggtcaGGGTAAGGGCCGCTccagggaatgcattatgtcagtgACAGGTCCCCATGAATGCAGTAAAACTTCTGCTCATACTCGTGTTTTGTAATAAATGCCGCTGACTCAGCACAAGTATTGCATGCTCACTATCACAATGGCCCCACAGTGTTGTTGTCCATTTGCTTGACTGACCTGATCAGTGCACCAGTACCACAAGGCCTGAATGGTGAGTCCAAACACCAAGCCAGGCCACGGCAGGTCTCCTGTAATTGCATTCCTAAAAATATGGAAGGAGTCTGCCCGAGGCTCGTAGCA
Proteins encoded in this window:
- the slc5a1 gene encoding sodium/glucose cotransporter 1, whose product is MSNDYFGFSLIRSNARANNATVALNNPADISVIVIYFVVVLAVGVWAMVRTNRATVGGFFLAGRSMVWWPIGASLFASNIGSGHFVGIAGTAAASGIAIGGFEWNALIVVVILGWLFVPIYIKAGVVTMPEYLKKRFGGQRIRIYLSVLSLFLYVFTKISADMFSGAIFINQALGLNIYLAVVMLLLITALYTVTGGLAAVIYTDTLQTIIMIVGSFILMGFAFDEVGGYGRFQELYMEAIPSITANISASCYEPRADSFHIFRNAITGDLPWPGLVFGLTIQALWYWCTDQVIVQRCLSAKNLSHVKAGCILCGYLKLLPMFLMVFPGMISRILYADEVACVEPAECEKYCGASVGCTNIAYPKLVVYLMPNGLRGLMLSVMLASLMSSLTSIFNSASTLFTMDIYTKIRRTATERELMIAGRVFIVALIAVSIAWIPVVQSAQSGQLFDYIQSITSYLTPPVAAVFLLAIFCKRVNESGAFYGLIIGLFIGLSRMIAEFAYGTGSCVNPSNCPTIICGVHYLYFSIILFVVSCIIILGISLMTKPVDDKHLYRLCWSLRNRTEERVDLEQDDWVDNHDHMEIEEPEEEPGLCKKAVMCFCGLEQKKAPKLTPDEEAELQKKLTDTTEVPLWRNVVNVNAIILLCVAVFCHGFFG